A genomic segment from uncultured Marinifilum sp. encodes:
- a CDS encoding SatD family protein, producing MKAVLTGDIINSRKGNVTEWLNSLKTVLQKYGNEPKQWEIYRGDSFQLVISPEEALVAAFHIKASLKQTKNYDVRIGIGLGEESHSAYKVSESNGGAYVNSGECFEKLKKQTLALGSNNNDFDNTINLILSLILLSANSWSNTVAKTIKTSLENPDKHQKEIAKLLGKSQSSISEALKRGGYEEILKINNFYRAQLSKL from the coding sequence ATGAAAGCAGTTTTAACAGGTGATATAATTAATTCGAGAAAGGGAAATGTAACAGAATGGCTTAACTCTCTAAAAACAGTATTACAAAAATACGGTAACGAACCTAAACAATGGGAAATTTACAGAGGTGATAGTTTTCAACTTGTAATTTCGCCAGAAGAAGCATTAGTTGCTGCTTTTCATATTAAAGCCAGCCTTAAACAAACGAAAAACTACGATGTTAGAATAGGTATAGGCTTAGGAGAAGAAAGCCACAGTGCATACAAAGTAAGCGAATCAAATGGAGGAGCTTATGTAAATTCGGGCGAGTGTTTTGAAAAACTTAAAAAACAAACACTTGCACTAGGATCGAACAATAATGACTTTGATAATACCATCAATTTAATTTTAAGCCTTATTTTACTATCAGCAAACAGCTGGAGTAATACTGTTGCTAAAACAATAAAAACAAGCCTGGAAAATCCTGATAAGCATCAAAAAGAAATAGCAAAACTTTTAGGAAAATCGCAAAGTAGTATTAGCGAAGCCTTGAAAAGAGGTGGATATGAAGAAATTTTAAAAATAAATAATTTTTATAGAGCTCAATTATCCAAATTATGA
- a CDS encoding DUF3307 domain-containing protein, which translates to MIELTLKLLIAHVLGDFVFQSDKWVENKKQNRHKSPYLYYHLLIHLLTTCAVLQFKISYWPIVITIVLSHYIIDLVKLNFKHSNLYFILDQLAHIIVIGILVYIYEPFTVKFDLLYSTQSLILILAILCVTYVSAILMKLIMNKWVLDEDNSNDSLKHAGKYIGILERLFVFGFIVLNQWAAIGLLITAKSVFRFGDLSRAKDRKLTEYILIGTLLSFGFAFLIGLIYLQIKQ; encoded by the coding sequence ATGATAGAACTAACATTAAAATTATTAATTGCCCATGTATTAGGCGACTTTGTATTTCAATCGGACAAGTGGGTCGAAAACAAAAAACAAAACAGGCATAAATCACCTTATTTATATTATCACCTTTTAATCCATTTGCTGACAACCTGTGCAGTTCTTCAATTTAAAATATCCTATTGGCCAATTGTAATTACAATTGTATTAAGCCACTATATTATAGATTTAGTAAAACTAAATTTTAAGCACAGTAACTTGTATTTTATTCTAGATCAATTAGCTCATATTATAGTAATTGGAATATTAGTATATATTTACGAACCATTTACAGTAAAATTTGATTTACTATACTCAACCCAGTCTTTAATTTTAATTTTAGCCATATTATGCGTTACCTACGTATCTGCAATACTTATGAAATTAATAATGAACAAATGGGTTTTGGATGAAGATAATTCGAACGACTCATTAAAACATGCTGGAAAGTACATTGGTATTTTAGAACGTCTTTTTGTGTTCGGTTTTATAGTCCTTAACCAATGGGCAGCCATAGGTTTATTAATTACAGCAAAATCTGTTTTTAGGTTTGGAGATCTCTCTCGTGCTAAAGACAGAAAACTTACCGAGTACATATTAATTGGAACATTGCTAAGTTTTGGCTTTGCATTTTTAATAGGATTAATATATCTGCAAATTAAACAATAG
- a CDS encoding DNA-3-methyladenine glycosylase I, producing MQQKTRCNWAGKDPLYCDYHDNEWGVPLHNDQLLFEFLILEGAQAGLSWITILRKRENYRKAFDNFNPNIVANYDDKKVEELLKNEGIVRNKLKINAAIKNAKAFLAVQKEYGSFDKYIWSFTDGKTIKNSWKNLSEVPAFTNEATAMSKALKKRGFKFIGPTICYAFMQATGMVNDHTTDCFRYNEV from the coding sequence ATGCAACAAAAAACACGATGCAACTGGGCCGGTAAGGATCCACTTTACTGCGATTATCATGATAATGAATGGGGAGTACCCTTACACAATGATCAACTACTGTTTGAGTTTCTTATTTTAGAAGGAGCGCAAGCAGGATTAAGCTGGATTACCATTTTGCGAAAACGGGAAAATTACCGCAAAGCTTTCGATAATTTTAATCCTAATATTGTAGCAAACTACGATGATAAAAAAGTAGAAGAATTATTAAAAAACGAAGGAATAGTTAGAAACAAACTGAAAATTAATGCTGCAATTAAGAATGCTAAAGCATTTTTAGCTGTGCAAAAAGAATACGGCAGTTTCGATAAATACATTTGGAGTTTTACCGATGGAAAAACCATTAAAAATTCTTGGAAAAATTTATCGGAAGTTCCTGCCTTTACCAATGAAGCAACTGCCATGAGCAAAGCCTTAAAAAAAAGAGGATTTAAATTTATAGGACCAACAATTTGCTATGCTTTTATGCAGGCTACTGGCATGGTTAACGATCACACTACAGATTGTTTTAGATACAACGAAGTATAA